One Ilumatobacter fluminis genomic window, ACACGTACTGCGCGACCGACGTCGTCCAGATCACCGACGAAGAAGACGGCACGATCATGTCGTTCTGCAACGGTGTCGACGAGGCCGAGGGCCCGTCCGACGGCCCGATCGGCAGCGACCAGCTCCCGAACGTCGCCGGTCAGACGATCTCGTTCGTCGATCAGGGCTCGACCTCGGGCTACCTGATCCCGTCGCTGGCGCTCATCGAGGCCGGTGTCGACCCGCTCGACGACATCACGTCGCTGTTCGCCGGCGGTCACGACTCGTCGGTCCAGGCCGTGTACGACGGTGACGCCGCTGTCGGCGTGTCGTTCAACGATGCCCGTGGCCAGCTCGTCGAGACCGTGCCCGACGTCGGCGAGAAGGTCGTCGTCTTCGGTTGGTCGGCTCCGATCCCGAACGACGGTTTCGCCGTCGCCGGCGATCTGCCCGACGACCTGAAGACCGCCATCACCGACGCCCTCGTCGCCTACTCCTCGAGCGAGGACGGCGCCGTGGTCATGGACGAGCTGTACGAGATCGACGGTCTCGTCCCGGTCCCCGAGGGCTCGTACGACATCATCCGCGACCTCGAGACCGAGCTGAGCGACCTGCTCGGCTGATCGCCCTCGAGACGCATTGTCACGGTTCGGGCCCCGTCCACACAGTGGGCGGGGCCCGTCCGCGTTCGGCGCACC contains:
- a CDS encoding phosphate/phosphite/phosphonate ABC transporter substrate-binding protein codes for the protein MKRRSLVAVLAAGSLVLAACGDDDDAADEPSEDTTADTEAEEEPAEETTETTMAEEDMDDMEEEPTETTMAEDDMDESTETTMAEGDDMETPEGWPESIVLTLTPSQEAGGLVETAEPLAVALEEALGIDVEAIVPSDYAGVIVALQSGQAQIAGGLGPAQMVQAADTAGADLILQAVRFGDSQYVTQWFTNDPDTYCATDVVQITDEEDGTIMSFCNGVDEAEGPSDGPIGSDQLPNVAGQTISFVDQGSTSGYLIPSLALIEAGVDPLDDITSLFAGGHDSSVQAVYDGDAAVGVSFNDARGQLVETVPDVGEKVVVFGWSAPIPNDGFAVAGDLPDDLKTAITDALVAYSSSEDGAVVMDELYEIDGLVPVPEGSYDIIRDLETELSDLLG